In the genome of Phlebotomus papatasi isolate M1 chromosome 2, Ppap_2.1, whole genome shotgun sequence, one region contains:
- the LOC129803962 gene encoding U-scoloptoxin(05)-Sm1a isoform X2, translating into MNLFVYALTFLAVFRTVSSIRCYVCNATDTSSPFQCGELFERYDTPDIEPQDCSDVHGAQYCVKHIGRFEGGIGAKRFCSSKDLGNYCNYVQNVGDQMEYRSCIFTCSTDGCNLSSSLRSSHVFIAISAAISLVLLLA; encoded by the exons atgaatttatttgtgTACGCCCTCACCTTTCTGGCTGTTTTCCGGACAG TGTCCAGCATCAGGTGCTACGTGTGCAATGCCACAGACACTTCCTCACCCTTCCAATGTGGGGAGCTCTTTGAGCGATACGATACGCCAGATATTGAGCCCCAAGATTGCTCCGATGTCCACGGGGCGCAGTACTGTGTGAAGCATATTGGCAGATTTGAAG GTGGCATTGGGGCCAAGAGATTCTGTTCGTCAAAAGATCTTGGCAATTACTGCAATTACGTACAGAATGTGGGAGATCAGATGGAGTATCGATCGTGTATTTTTACCTGTTCCACTGACGGCTGCAATTTGTCCAGCTCCTTGAGATCATCTCACGTCTTCATTGCAATCTCAGCTGCCATCAGCCTCGTTCTCCTTCTCGCTTAG
- the LOC129803962 gene encoding U-scoloptoxin(05)-Er1a isoform X1, with translation MNLFVYALTFLAVFRTVSSIRCYVCNATDTSSPFQCGELFERYDTPDIEPQDCSDVHGAQYCVKHIGRFEAGTISCYQCSSGETMDCSDLLINMPDSSIKPEPCDSVIDAQFCIKSTALYGGIGAKRFCSSKDLGNYCNYVQNVGDQMEYRSCIFTCSTDGCNLSSSLRSSHVFIAISAAISLVLLLA, from the exons atgaatttatttgtgTACGCCCTCACCTTTCTGGCTGTTTTCCGGACAG TGTCCAGCATCAGGTGCTACGTGTGCAATGCCACAGACACTTCCTCACCCTTCCAATGTGGGGAGCTCTTTGAGCGATACGATACGCCAGATATTGAGCCCCAAGATTGCTCCGATGTCCACGGGGCGCAGTACTGTGTGAAGCATATTGGCAGATTTGAAG CTGGGACCATTTCCTGCTATCAGTGCTCTTCCGGAGAGACGATGGACTGCTCAGATCTCCTCATTAACATGCCTGATTCATCAATTAAACCTGAACCTTGCGATTCAGTCATCGATGCTCAGTTTTGCATAAAATCTACTGCTCTTTACG GTGGCATTGGGGCCAAGAGATTCTGTTCGTCAAAAGATCTTGGCAATTACTGCAATTACGTACAGAATGTGGGAGATCAGATGGAGTATCGATCGTGTATTTTTACCTGTTCCACTGACGGCTGCAATTTGTCCAGCTCCTTGAGATCATCTCACGTCTTCATTGCAATCTCAGCTGCCATCAGCCTCGTTCTCCTTCTCGCTTAG
- the LOC129803960 gene encoding ubiquitin thioesterase OTU1: MGFSLKVKTKTGQHILRDVSPSLTLSQLKSQIVEFTKLRPESMHILVGFPPRKLNMSGLEESITASGIVNGDTLIVEEVVGEVPSVERREDALLAAQSAAVADDEFAGLLLKKVVPADNSCLFTSIGYALNGTVNTDCGVLMRQIIAEHVAADPDTFSEAFLGRPNREYCAWILRDDSWGGAIEVFILSSFYGLEIDVVDITNAIINRFGEDKNYGQRIFLLFDGIHYDPLYLESLTGATPRTIFPVEAESIYMQAEQLAKEAQASKQFTDVNRFTLRCLVCDCHLVGQVEAQAHAKSTGHANFGEV; this comes from the exons ATGGGATTCTCACTAAAAGTGAAAACAAAGACTGGACAACATATCCTACGGGATGTGTCACCCTCCCTCACGCTATCACAGCTCAAATCGCAAATAGTGGAATTTACGAAACTTCGTCCGGAATCAATGCACATTCTCGTGGGTTTCCCGCCTAGGAAACTCAATATGTCCGGACTGGAGGAGTCCATAACGGCCAGTGGGATCGTTAATGGGGATACATTGATTGTGGAGGAGGTTGTGGGTGAAGTGCCGAGTGTTGAGCGACGGGAAGATGCTCTTCTAGCTGCTCAGTCAGCTGCAGTGGCTGATGATGAGTTTGCTGGGCTTCTGCTGAAGAAAGTCGTGCCAGCAGATAATTCGTGCCTGTTCACGAGCATCGGATATGCCCTCAATGGGACTGTCAATACGGATTGTGGAGTGTTGATGAGACAAATCATTGCTGAACATGTGGCTGCGGATCCTGATACGTTTAGTGAAGCTTTTTTGGGGCGCCCCAATCGTGAATACTGTGCTTGGATTTTGAGAGATGACTCCTGGGGTGGAGCTATTGAGGTCTTTATCCTGTCGAGTTTCTATGGACTGGAAATTGATGTGGTGGACATCACAAATGCCATCATAAATCGCTTTGGTGAAGACAAGAATTATGGTCAGAGGATTTTTCTCCTCTTCGACGGAATCCACTATGATCCTCTGTACCTAGAATCCCTCACG GGAGCAACACCCCGGACAATCTTCCCAGTTGAGGCTGAGAGCATTTACATGCAAGCTGAACAATTGGCGAAGGAAGCTCAAGCTTCTAAGCAATTTACGGATGTCAATCGCTTCACACTGCGTTGCCTGGTGTGTGATTGTCATCTGGTGGGGCAGGTGGAGGCCCAGGCGCACGCCAAATCTACCGGACACGCAAACTTCGGTGAAGTCTGA